A single genomic interval of Stieleria maiorica harbors:
- a CDS encoding LOG family protein, with translation MSKTEASTVSLGDEDEVKEVLADAVLGLWDVVNNLTRLRPSKRDRYRVTIFGSARVQPGTFGYEETKRCAAALAEMGCDIITGGGPGLMQAANEGASSAPERSKSIGIRVDLPFEQEINSFVGQTFEHRTFFTRLHQFVLTSDAFLVAPGGIGTVLETLMVWQLLQVHHLNDTPLILVGKMWPGLIEWAKESMLSTESPLASPEDMSIPQCVANADEALAVIRPHHAAWLKQQGDAGGET, from the coding sequence ATGAGCAAAACAGAAGCGTCAACGGTCAGCCTTGGCGATGAAGACGAGGTCAAAGAAGTGCTCGCCGATGCCGTGCTGGGGCTGTGGGATGTCGTCAACAATCTGACCCGTTTGCGTCCGTCCAAGCGTGATCGATATCGCGTGACAATCTTCGGCTCGGCCCGCGTCCAGCCCGGTACGTTCGGCTACGAAGAAACCAAGCGGTGTGCAGCGGCTTTGGCAGAAATGGGCTGCGACATCATCACCGGTGGTGGCCCCGGGTTGATGCAGGCCGCCAACGAAGGTGCGTCCAGCGCTCCGGAGCGTTCAAAGTCAATCGGAATCCGTGTCGATTTGCCGTTTGAACAGGAAATCAACTCGTTCGTCGGCCAAACATTCGAACATCGCACGTTCTTTACCCGGTTACATCAATTCGTGCTTACGTCCGATGCGTTTTTGGTCGCGCCTGGCGGGATCGGAACTGTGTTGGAAACGTTGATGGTCTGGCAGCTCTTGCAAGTGCATCATTTGAACGACACACCGCTGATCCTGGTGGGGAAAATGTGGCCGGGATTGATCGAGTGGGCCAAGGAGTCGATGCTGTCGACGGAATCTCCGCTGGCTAGCCCCGAGGATATGAGCATCCCACAATGCGTCGCCAACGCCGACGAGGCCCTGGCGGTGATTCGACCACATCACGCCGCCTGGCTGAAACAACAAGGTGACGCGGGTGGCGAAACGTAG
- a CDS encoding transposase: protein MTTFNLSAPPYFRGLDPDLPIRFYQRHLPHWRQDGATYFVTFRLADSIPRTQRDDLKRWREIWEKTHPPPRSEAQWHAFAHEITLRTERWMDEGYGECYLRDEAHVKLMSDSLLHFQQQRYFTSCYCIMPNHCHLVVKPSEGFELEGILNSWKGYVGFQINKQLDRHGVVWADESYDRIIRDEEHLFRVVRYIGNNPRQAGLPSSQWHRWVHPDWEAAGWRFQEVDEKRRGGN, encoded by the coding sequence ATGACGACCTTCAACCTTTCCGCTCCGCCGTACTTTCGTGGGCTTGATCCCGATCTGCCCATTCGGTTTTACCAGCGACATCTGCCGCACTGGCGGCAAGATGGGGCAACGTATTTTGTGACGTTTCGACTGGCCGATTCCATCCCGCGAACACAACGAGACGATCTTAAACGATGGCGGGAAATTTGGGAAAAGACGCATCCGCCACCAAGGTCCGAAGCACAATGGCACGCATTCGCGCATGAGATCACTCTACGAACCGAGCGTTGGATGGATGAAGGCTACGGTGAGTGTTACCTTCGCGATGAAGCCCACGTGAAGCTGATGTCCGATTCACTCCTGCATTTTCAGCAACAACGGTATTTCACATCTTGCTATTGCATCATGCCCAATCATTGCCATTTGGTCGTGAAGCCGTCGGAAGGATTTGAATTGGAGGGCATCCTGAATAGTTGGAAGGGCTATGTGGGGTTCCAGATCAACAAGCAACTGGATCGTCATGGAGTCGTTTGGGCCGACGAAAGCTATGACCGCATCATCCGCGATGAAGAACATTTGTTTCGCGTCGTCCGGTACATCGGAAACAACCCCCGACAAGCCGGATTGCCGTCAAGTCAATGGCATCGCTGGGTCCATCCCGATTGGGAAGCCGCAGGTTGGCGTTTTCAAGAGGTCGACGAGAAGAGGCGCGGCGGGAATTGA
- a CDS encoding transporter substrate-binding protein codes for MSPDNKPSADSPEPGDDVTRAPFGETESLAATPGDTAEFEFAPVSLPAENWIGKSLGKYEITGVLGQGGMGVVLQAHDPTLERDVAIKILTGNLAANATALHRFQSEAKAAGKLSHAHVAAIYEIGQEGPSHFLAMELLTGGSVAAELQTCGAYTALEATRILIDACRGIAAAHAEDLVHRDIKPANLVRAADGAVKLTDFGLAKFSSAGGAMQLTQSGTIVGTPYFMSPEQCQAQAVDARTDIYSLGATYFCLLTGRQPYDDSDSVVQVMYAHCNKSIPDPREVSPSVPPACSAIVSRAMAKDPDDRYQSAEAMLRDLEAVAAALSGEARIDLPSQSGATLPPIVVPKPSQSRRWMIGGIVGSVLVLGLLLWSFRPSVPTPTTPQGEPIKVGVLQSLSGTMSASGNSVIDATLLAIEEINQSGGLLGRPVKAVVADGRSDTQVYAREAERLITEEQVCTVFGCWTSASRKTVRPIIEKHDHLLVYPLQYEGMEESPNIVYLGAAPNQQIIPAVTWAVENLNRKRFFLIGSDYVFPRTASEVIKDQLSEMDAEVVGEMYVPLGSSEFAPVVQAILQTKPDLILNSLNGDSNVAFFRAIRAADINRDDTPCLSFSIGEQELRGLEIASVDGDYLASTYFQSLDTPANEAFLARFKAVHPHRVVSDPMENAYAGVHLWAQAVREAESIEPKTIRRAMLGQQFAAPEGQVRIDPETQHCFQIPRIGQIQGDGQIRIVWSADQAVRPEPYPPSRTAEDWKAFLHDLYVGWGNEWESRLAE; via the coding sequence ATGTCGCCAGACAACAAACCTTCTGCCGACTCGCCCGAACCAGGCGACGATGTCACGCGAGCGCCATTCGGTGAAACCGAGAGCCTTGCCGCGACTCCGGGGGACACGGCCGAGTTTGAATTCGCGCCGGTGAGTCTGCCGGCGGAAAACTGGATCGGAAAGTCACTGGGCAAATATGAAATCACCGGCGTGCTCGGCCAAGGGGGCATGGGGGTCGTGCTGCAGGCCCACGATCCGACGCTGGAACGCGACGTCGCCATTAAGATTCTGACCGGGAATTTGGCCGCCAATGCGACCGCGCTCCATCGTTTTCAATCGGAGGCCAAGGCAGCCGGAAAACTCAGCCACGCCCACGTCGCGGCGATTTACGAGATCGGGCAAGAAGGACCGTCGCACTTTTTGGCCATGGAACTGTTGACCGGCGGAAGCGTTGCCGCGGAATTGCAGACCTGCGGCGCCTACACCGCACTCGAAGCGACTCGGATTCTGATCGACGCCTGCCGTGGCATCGCGGCCGCCCATGCCGAAGATTTAGTCCACCGCGACATCAAGCCGGCCAATCTCGTGCGGGCGGCCGACGGAGCGGTCAAGTTAACCGACTTCGGGCTGGCAAAATTTTCTTCGGCAGGCGGCGCAATGCAACTGACCCAGTCGGGAACCATCGTCGGCACCCCGTACTTCATGAGCCCCGAGCAATGTCAGGCCCAAGCGGTCGATGCCCGCACCGACATTTATTCTCTCGGCGCCACCTACTTCTGTCTGTTGACCGGACGGCAGCCCTACGATGATTCCGACAGTGTCGTCCAGGTCATGTACGCCCACTGCAACAAGAGCATCCCCGATCCACGGGAGGTCAGCCCGTCGGTCCCGCCGGCCTGCTCGGCAATCGTCTCGCGCGCCATGGCGAAAGATCCCGACGATCGCTATCAATCCGCCGAGGCGATGTTGCGTGATTTGGAAGCGGTGGCCGCCGCCTTGTCCGGTGAAGCCCGTATCGATCTCCCCAGCCAGTCCGGCGCAACGCTTCCGCCGATCGTTGTCCCCAAGCCGTCGCAATCGCGTCGCTGGATGATCGGCGGAATCGTCGGGTCGGTCTTAGTGCTCGGACTGTTGCTTTGGAGTTTCCGTCCATCCGTTCCAACACCGACCACTCCGCAAGGTGAGCCGATCAAGGTGGGCGTGCTGCAATCACTCAGCGGCACGATGTCCGCCAGCGGCAACAGCGTGATCGATGCCACGCTGTTGGCGATCGAGGAGATCAATCAGTCGGGAGGTCTGTTGGGGCGCCCCGTCAAAGCGGTTGTCGCCGACGGTCGGTCGGACACGCAAGTCTATGCCCGCGAAGCGGAACGGCTGATCACCGAGGAGCAGGTCTGTACGGTGTTCGGTTGCTGGACCTCGGCGAGCCGCAAGACCGTCCGGCCGATCATTGAAAAGCACGACCACTTGCTGGTCTACCCGCTGCAGTACGAAGGGATGGAGGAGTCTCCCAATATCGTTTACCTGGGCGCCGCGCCCAACCAGCAGATCATTCCCGCCGTCACGTGGGCCGTCGAGAACCTCAACCGCAAACGTTTCTTTCTGATCGGATCCGATTACGTTTTCCCGCGGACCGCCAGTGAAGTCATCAAAGACCAACTGTCGGAAATGGACGCGGAAGTGGTCGGCGAAATGTATGTGCCCCTGGGCAGTTCGGAATTCGCTCCGGTCGTGCAAGCGATCTTGCAGACCAAACCGGATCTGATCCTCAATTCGCTCAACGGGGATTCCAACGTCGCGTTCTTCCGTGCCATCCGCGCCGCCGACATCAATCGCGACGACACGCCCTGTTTGTCGTTCAGCATCGGCGAGCAGGAACTCCGCGGCCTTGAAATCGCCTCGGTCGATGGCGACTACCTTGCGTCGACTTATTTCCAATCCTTGGATACGCCGGCCAACGAAGCCTTCCTTGCGCGATTCAAGGCCGTTCATCCCCATCGCGTGGTTTCCGACCCGATGGAAAACGCTTACGCGGGCGTCCATTTGTGGGCCCAGGCCGTGCGTGAAGCGGAAAGCATCGAACCGAAAACGATCCGCAGGGCGATGCTGGGTCAACAATTTGCCGCCCCGGAAGGCCAGGTTCGCATCGATCCGGAAACGCAACATTGTTTCCAAATCCCGAGAATCGGCCAGATTCAGGGCGATGGGCAGATCCGAATTGTTTGGAGTGCCGACCAGGCGGTTCGGCCCGAGCCCTATCCACCTAGTCGTACCGCCGAAGATTGGAAAGCCTTTCTACACGACCTTTACGTCGGCTGGGGGAATGAATGGGAATCGCGGCTGGCCGAATAA
- a CDS encoding efflux RND transporter permease subunit yields MSLAAISIEKRAITFFGILLIVAGGVFSYLQLGQLEDPEFSVKTAAITTAYPGASAEQVELEVTDRIETKLQEMAEVKAIYSNSRPGLSIIKVDIKSNYWSDRLPQVWDVLRKKVADIEPTLPPGAGKPKVGDDFGYVFGFLLAVSSDGYSYAELERYVKDMRKELSVVKGVARVDFWGVQEKRIYLDVSSSQLAELNITPAQFIQTLQSQNLVVDAGHVDYQTQRMRVTPTGEFATPDAIGELAITGVVDGRDEIIRIRDLATVNVGYVDPPTQLLRHNGREAIALAIAPTAGENVVAVGERIDARINQLLAQLPVGISVERISWQSDQVSESIRAFMISLLEAVAIVLALLAITMGVRPGIIIGISGLVFPILGTFVVMAIMGIDLHRISLGALIIAMGMMVDNAIVVTDGIMVRIAKGMDRKQAAIEAADGPAIPLLGATVVASMAFYPIFASSYDTGEYAGSLFTVVAISLLLSWVFCQTIVPLLCMAILPDPKPGEGATDPYQGSLYQRFRALLSLTIRYRFLFLASMVALLAVSVVGFRWVPQLYFPDSSRLQVMIDYWAPEGTRIQQTDADLQRIEEYVQQHEATNTVSAFVGKGPPRFYLPVSAEDPYTSYAQIIVNVNSLDGVNQLVADADAWVKANVPEAMVRVRKYAVGAFDDWKIEARFSGPANADPTTLRRLAEEGAQILRDTPLAKEVRVNWRERVQALSPQYNQERARWAGVSRDDLARVMKRASDGVVVGQYRQEDDLIPIVARSVESERERAATSLEELQVTPKLSTASVPVSQVIDGIEVPWEDPIIWRWDRRRAITVQCSPNDVTAPTLRNVVVDKFNAIELPPGYRLDWDGEYWSAKQSQEALVPGIVPAIVIMLFILVALFNGFRPMLICIGVIPFVMIGITGGMLVTQTPFGFIALLGAMSLSGMMIKNAVVLLDEVNANLGKGLTPYNAVVEAGVSRLSPVVNAAGTTVLGVLPMLQDVFWVALAVTIFFGLIVGTGLTMVMVPTLYATLYRIPHDGPEGPAK; encoded by the coding sequence ATGAGTCTGGCTGCAATCTCCATTGAAAAACGCGCGATCACCTTCTTCGGTATTCTGCTGATCGTCGCCGGCGGTGTCTTTTCCTACCTGCAACTCGGCCAACTCGAAGACCCCGAATTCTCGGTCAAGACGGCCGCCATCACGACGGCCTATCCCGGCGCGAGCGCCGAGCAGGTCGAATTGGAGGTGACCGACCGGATCGAAACCAAGTTGCAAGAGATGGCCGAGGTCAAGGCCATCTATTCCAACTCGCGGCCCGGACTGTCCATCATCAAGGTGGATATCAAAAGCAATTACTGGTCCGATCGATTGCCGCAGGTGTGGGACGTGCTGCGGAAAAAGGTGGCGGACATTGAACCGACGCTGCCGCCGGGGGCCGGCAAGCCCAAGGTCGGTGACGATTTCGGTTACGTGTTCGGATTCTTGTTGGCGGTCAGCAGCGACGGGTACAGCTACGCGGAACTGGAACGCTACGTCAAGGACATGCGGAAGGAGCTGAGCGTCGTCAAAGGCGTCGCGCGCGTCGACTTCTGGGGCGTCCAAGAAAAACGAATCTACCTGGACGTCTCCTCTTCACAGCTCGCCGAGCTGAACATCACCCCGGCGCAGTTCATCCAGACGTTGCAATCGCAGAATCTGGTTGTTGATGCCGGTCACGTCGATTACCAGACACAGCGGATGCGTGTCACACCGACGGGCGAATTTGCCACCCCGGACGCGATCGGCGAATTGGCGATCACCGGCGTGGTCGACGGACGTGATGAAATCATCCGCATCCGTGACCTGGCGACGGTCAATGTCGGCTACGTCGACCCTCCGACGCAGTTGCTGCGGCACAACGGTCGAGAAGCGATCGCGTTGGCGATCGCCCCGACCGCCGGTGAAAATGTGGTGGCGGTAGGTGAGCGCATCGACGCGCGGATCAATCAATTGCTGGCCCAATTGCCGGTCGGAATCAGCGTCGAACGTATCTCCTGGCAATCCGATCAGGTCAGCGAATCGATCCGCGCGTTCATGATCAGCCTGCTCGAAGCGGTCGCGATCGTGTTGGCGTTGCTGGCGATCACAATGGGGGTTCGGCCCGGCATCATCATCGGGATCAGTGGGCTGGTTTTCCCGATTCTCGGCACCTTCGTCGTGATGGCGATCATGGGGATCGACCTGCACCGCATCTCGCTGGGCGCCCTGATCATCGCGATGGGGATGATGGTCGACAACGCGATCGTGGTGACCGACGGCATCATGGTGCGAATCGCCAAGGGAATGGACCGTAAACAAGCGGCGATCGAAGCGGCCGACGGACCGGCGATCCCGCTGCTGGGCGCGACGGTGGTGGCCAGCATGGCGTTTTATCCGATCTTCGCATCCAGCTACGACACCGGCGAGTATGCAGGCAGTCTGTTCACCGTCGTGGCGATCTCGTTGTTGTTGAGCTGGGTCTTTTGCCAAACGATCGTGCCGCTGTTGTGCATGGCGATTTTACCGGACCCCAAGCCGGGCGAGGGAGCGACCGACCCGTACCAGGGATCGCTGTATCAAAGATTCCGCGCGCTACTGTCGCTGACCATTCGCTACCGCTTTCTGTTCCTGGCCAGCATGGTCGCCCTGTTGGCGGTCAGCGTGGTCGGATTCCGCTGGGTGCCGCAGTTGTACTTCCCCGATTCCAGTCGATTGCAGGTGATGATCGACTATTGGGCGCCCGAGGGAACTCGGATCCAGCAAACCGATGCGGATTTGCAACGGATCGAGGAATACGTCCAGCAGCACGAAGCAACCAACACGGTCAGTGCCTTTGTCGGCAAGGGACCGCCGCGGTTCTATTTGCCGGTCAGTGCCGAAGACCCGTACACTTCGTATGCCCAAATCATCGTCAATGTCAACTCATTGGACGGTGTCAACCAACTGGTCGCCGACGCCGATGCGTGGGTCAAAGCGAATGTCCCCGAAGCGATGGTGCGGGTCCGCAAGTACGCCGTCGGCGCGTTCGATGACTGGAAGATCGAAGCCCGCTTCAGCGGACCGGCCAACGCCGATCCGACGACGTTGCGACGATTGGCCGAAGAGGGCGCACAGATCTTGCGCGACACGCCGCTGGCCAAGGAAGTGCGGGTCAATTGGCGCGAGCGCGTTCAGGCCTTGTCGCCACAGTACAACCAGGAGCGTGCCCGTTGGGCCGGTGTGTCGCGGGACGATCTGGCCCGCGTGATGAAACGTGCCTCCGATGGCGTCGTCGTCGGACAGTACCGACAGGAAGACGATTTGATTCCGATCGTGGCCCGGAGCGTCGAATCGGAACGCGAGCGTGCCGCCACCTCGCTGGAAGAGCTTCAAGTCACACCGAAGTTGTCGACCGCCTCGGTGCCCGTTTCCCAGGTCATCGATGGCATCGAGGTGCCATGGGAAGACCCGATCATTTGGCGTTGGGACCGCCGCCGCGCCATCACGGTGCAGTGCTCACCCAACGACGTCACGGCACCGACGCTGCGCAACGTGGTCGTGGATAAGTTCAATGCCATTGAGCTTCCGCCGGGCTACCGACTGGATTGGGACGGCGAGTATTGGAGTGCGAAGCAGTCGCAAGAAGCCCTGGTGCCCGGGATCGTTCCGGCCATCGTCATCATGCTGTTCATTCTGGTCGCACTGTTCAACGGGTTCCGCCCCATGCTGATTTGCATCGGCGTGATTCCGTTTGTGATGATCGGCATCACCGGCGGCATGTTGGTGACACAGACTCCGTTCGGATTCATCGCGTTGTTGGGAGCGATGAGTCTGTCGGGGATGATGATCAAAAACGCGGTCGTGTTGCTGGATGAAGTGAACGCCAACCTGGGGAAGGGCCTGACGCCATACAACGCCGTGGTGGAAGCCGGTGTTTCGCGTTTGAGCCCCGTGGTCAACGCCGCGGGCACCACCGTGCTGGGTGTGTTGCCGATGCTGCAGGACGTATTTTGGGTCGCCTTGGCCGTGACGATCTTCTTCGGGCTGATCGTCGGAACCGGGCTGACGATGGTGATGGTGCCCACACTCTACGCGACCTTGTACCGAATACCGCACGACGGCCCGGAAGGGCCGGCGAAATGA
- the glgX gene encoding glycogen debranching protein GlgX translates to MTQSNTPSRPSPLGATVVDEGVNFSLFSRTATSVELLLFDHEDDVTAARVIPLDPHCDRTYHYWHTFVPEIRPGQLYGYRVHGPSDPERGLRFDACKVLLDPYGRGVVVPAGYDRQAASDPGDNSATAMKSVVVDPADYDWEGDVPLCRPAAQTIIYEMHVRGFTRHPSSGLDESKRGTYAGLIEKIPYLQQLGVTAVELLPVFQFDAWDAPPGKVNYWGYAPISFFAPHAAYSSRRDPLGAVDEFRDMVKALHRAGIEVILDVVFNHTAEGNDRGPTLCFRGIDNPTYYMLEQGGGRYANYSGCGNTVNGNHPVVRRLIVDSLRYWVEEMHVDGFRFDLASILSRDESGQPLPNPPVLWDIESDPVLAGTKLLAEAWDAAGLYQVGSFVGDAWREWNGKFRDDVRDFFRCQPGSVRRIADRIVGSPELYGHKEREAEQSINFVTCHDGFTLNDLVSYNGKHNEDNGEGNRDGENHNRSWNCGVEGPTDDPLIEGLRNRQVKNYLTTTLLSLGIPMILMGDEVRHTQRGNNNAYCQDNEFSWFDWTNLDRHADLHRFVSLLCARRALRNVDHERQRISVSRMLHEANKAWHGVKLNQPDWSDTSHCLVFGGEMPRTGIHFHLILNACWQPLEIELPGLHRRPWRRWIDTALDSPQDIVPWEEAPEHLGESYQVVERSVVMLFAIDDNGPRR, encoded by the coding sequence ATGACGCAATCCAACACCCCGAGTCGGCCTTCGCCACTGGGCGCTACCGTCGTTGATGAGGGCGTCAACTTCAGCCTCTTCTCGCGCACCGCGACCAGCGTCGAATTGCTGTTGTTCGATCACGAGGACGATGTGACCGCGGCACGGGTGATCCCGCTCGATCCACACTGCGATCGGACGTATCACTATTGGCACACCTTTGTGCCCGAGATTCGCCCCGGGCAATTGTACGGTTACCGCGTGCACGGACCGTCCGATCCGGAGCGAGGCCTCCGCTTTGATGCCTGCAAAGTGCTGCTGGATCCCTACGGCCGCGGCGTGGTCGTACCCGCCGGTTACGATCGCCAAGCGGCCTCCGACCCCGGTGACAATTCGGCAACGGCGATGAAAAGTGTCGTCGTCGACCCCGCGGACTACGACTGGGAAGGCGACGTGCCTCTGTGCCGCCCGGCGGCACAGACGATCATCTACGAGATGCACGTGCGTGGATTCACGCGGCATCCCAGTTCGGGACTCGACGAATCCAAACGCGGAACCTACGCCGGCTTGATCGAAAAGATTCCCTACCTTCAACAACTCGGTGTCACCGCGGTCGAACTTTTGCCGGTGTTTCAGTTCGATGCTTGGGATGCTCCGCCGGGAAAGGTCAACTATTGGGGCTATGCGCCGATCTCGTTCTTCGCGCCGCATGCGGCCTACAGCTCACGTCGGGATCCACTCGGTGCAGTCGACGAATTCCGCGACATGGTCAAGGCGTTGCATCGCGCGGGGATCGAGGTGATTTTAGACGTCGTGTTCAATCACACCGCCGAAGGCAACGATCGCGGGCCGACACTGTGTTTTCGCGGCATCGACAACCCGACGTATTACATGTTGGAACAGGGTGGGGGCCGCTACGCGAATTACTCCGGATGTGGCAACACCGTCAACGGCAACCATCCCGTCGTCCGCCGCCTGATCGTCGATAGTCTGCGTTATTGGGTCGAGGAAATGCACGTCGATGGATTTCGGTTTGATTTGGCATCCATCTTGTCGCGTGACGAATCAGGCCAGCCGCTTCCCAATCCGCCCGTGCTGTGGGACATCGAGTCTGATCCGGTGTTGGCCGGCACGAAGCTTCTGGCAGAAGCATGGGATGCGGCGGGGCTGTATCAGGTCGGCAGCTTTGTCGGTGACGCCTGGCGGGAATGGAACGGTAAATTCCGCGACGACGTCCGCGACTTTTTTCGCTGCCAGCCGGGTTCGGTGCGGCGGATCGCGGATCGGATCGTCGGCAGTCCCGAACTCTATGGTCACAAGGAGCGCGAAGCCGAACAGAGTATCAACTTTGTCACCTGCCACGATGGATTTACGCTGAACGACTTGGTGTCTTACAACGGCAAACACAACGAAGACAACGGCGAAGGCAATCGGGACGGCGAAAACCACAACCGCAGCTGGAACTGCGGCGTCGAAGGCCCGACCGATGACCCACTGATCGAAGGCCTCCGCAATCGTCAGGTGAAAAACTATCTCACCACCACGCTGTTGTCGCTCGGCATTCCCATGATCCTGATGGGTGACGAAGTGCGACACACCCAGCGTGGCAACAACAACGCCTACTGCCAGGATAACGAATTCAGCTGGTTCGATTGGACGAATCTGGATCGGCACGCCGACCTCCATCGCTTTGTTTCGCTGCTGTGTGCGCGGCGAGCGCTTCGCAACGTCGATCATGAACGCCAACGTATCAGCGTCAGTCGAATGTTGCACGAAGCGAACAAGGCGTGGCACGGCGTCAAACTGAACCAGCCCGACTGGAGCGACACGTCACATTGCTTGGTCTTCGGCGGGGAAATGCCCCGCACCGGAATCCATTTCCATTTGATCCTCAACGCCTGCTGGCAGCCGCTTGAGATCGAATTGCCGGGATTGCACCGCCGGCCTTGGCGACGGTGGATCGACACGGCGCTCGATTCCCCGCAAGACATCGTCCCCTGGGAGGAGGCTCCGGAACATCTCGGCGAATCCTATCAGGTGGTCGAACGTTCCGTCGTCATGCTGTTCGCAATCGACGACAATGGTCCGCGACGGTGA
- a CDS encoding mechanosensitive ion channel family protein: MARLIVGVVATLFAFGSATAWPQAASVEESHPLRATDTSSPRATLKTFLSSVHEVYQGFSQEGRSFESEAERSALGARILRCLDLSEVAESVHDGVGRETAACLKEVLDRIELGPEDTWPDTKQVDEGGLSKWAISDTEIIIQRVKEGPREGEFLFSPETVDRAADFYVLVKDLPYKERQSITPGLYQLYLSEPGWLLPRSLVQGLPAWAHVRLLGQAVWQWAGLVLTTGVSLVLMSVIYYFGRWRTSHLRPNWLRYLVMLVCPLTAMLIPLAALYFLEQHIRISGTALLVVSYLSWLIFLLTLMVVLLGAGNYLAALIIATPWVQPHGLDSQWVRLVCRVGSILAAIIVFLEGGQQFGIPLTTLVASAGVCGLAVALAAQDTLKNVFGSIMVTLDKPFQVGDRIVAKGYDGIVEEIGLRSTKLRLLTGHQVSIPNDDMSRCDIENISRRPHIRGVAKIQLPSDTPTAKVKRAVQIVRDALHDHEGMEETYPPRVFLRDVNESSTGIVLFYWYHPANYWAYLAFTEGLNLQVMEQFEAERIPFASPALTVHLPDSEESGIDMRSER; encoded by the coding sequence ATGGCAAGATTGATCGTCGGGGTGGTGGCGACGCTGTTTGCGTTTGGCAGCGCGACGGCGTGGCCCCAGGCCGCTTCGGTCGAAGAGTCGCACCCATTAAGAGCGACCGACACCTCCAGCCCACGCGCAACCCTAAAAACATTTCTCTCCTCGGTACACGAGGTCTACCAGGGCTTCAGCCAAGAAGGCCGGAGTTTTGAAAGTGAAGCCGAACGCAGCGCCCTCGGGGCTCGAATCCTCCGTTGCCTGGATTTGAGTGAGGTGGCCGAATCGGTGCACGACGGCGTCGGCCGGGAAACCGCCGCCTGTCTTAAAGAAGTGCTGGATCGGATTGAACTTGGCCCCGAAGATACGTGGCCGGATACCAAGCAGGTTGACGAAGGAGGGCTTTCCAAATGGGCGATCTCGGATACAGAGATCATCATCCAACGGGTCAAGGAAGGCCCGCGTGAAGGTGAGTTCTTGTTCTCGCCCGAAACCGTCGATCGGGCCGCCGACTTCTATGTGTTGGTGAAAGACTTGCCCTACAAAGAACGCCAATCCATCACCCCCGGATTGTACCAGCTGTATCTTTCCGAACCGGGTTGGCTTCTGCCACGTTCGCTGGTCCAAGGTCTGCCCGCGTGGGCGCACGTCCGATTGCTCGGTCAAGCCGTCTGGCAATGGGCCGGACTGGTACTTACGACTGGCGTGTCGCTGGTGCTGATGTCGGTGATCTACTATTTCGGTCGGTGGAGAACGAGTCATTTGCGGCCGAATTGGCTGCGGTACCTGGTCATGCTTGTTTGCCCTTTGACCGCCATGCTGATCCCGTTGGCGGCACTTTACTTTTTGGAGCAACACATTCGGATCAGTGGAACCGCCTTGCTGGTGGTCAGCTATTTGTCGTGGTTAATTTTTTTGCTGACCTTGATGGTCGTGCTGCTCGGTGCGGGAAACTACTTGGCGGCATTGATTATCGCAACACCTTGGGTTCAGCCGCATGGGCTGGATTCTCAATGGGTGCGACTGGTGTGCCGCGTGGGCAGTATCCTGGCCGCGATCATCGTCTTTCTCGAAGGCGGCCAACAATTCGGCATCCCGCTGACGACCCTGGTTGCCAGTGCGGGCGTCTGTGGCTTGGCGGTCGCCTTGGCGGCCCAGGACACGCTCAAGAACGTCTTCGGCAGCATCATGGTGACGCTGGACAAACCCTTCCAAGTCGGTGACCGGATCGTTGCCAAAGGCTACGATGGCATTGTCGAAGAGATCGGATTGCGTTCGACAAAACTGCGTTTGCTGACCGGCCATCAAGTCTCCATTCCCAATGACGACATGTCGCGCTGCGACATCGAGAACATCAGCCGCCGCCCCCACATTCGTGGCGTGGCCAAGATCCAACTGCCATCGGACACCCCGACCGCCAAAGTCAAACGAGCGGTGCAAATCGTGCGTGATGCCCTGCACGATCACGAAGGGATGGAGGAAACCTATCCGCCCCGCGTGTTCTTGCGAGACGTGAACGAGTCCTCCACCGGAATCGTGTTGTTCTACTGGTACCATCCGGCGAACTACTGGGCGTACTTGGCGTTCACCGAAGGGTTGAACCTGCAGGTGATGGAGCAGTTCGAGGCCGAGCGGATTCCGTTCGCCAGCCCCGCATTGACCGTTCATCTGCCGGATAGCGAGGAATCAGGAATTGACATGCGGAGCGAAAGATGA